One Bacteroidota bacterium genomic window carries:
- a CDS encoding TOBE domain-containing protein — protein sequence MNKLTGIISQIQQAGAILLVDVDVNGQVFSALLIESALNPHWMQKGKAVELVFKETEVTLAKNRNGLISLRNRMDCEVLEVERGELLSKVSLKFQQHILVSAITTRAVDSLKIKAGDAIEALVKSNEISLMC from the coding sequence ATGAACAAACTAACGGGTATCATAAGCCAAATACAACAAGCCGGAGCCATTTTGTTGGTTGATGTCGATGTAAATGGGCAGGTCTTTTCGGCCCTGCTAATCGAGTCAGCTTTAAATCCACATTGGATGCAAAAAGGTAAAGCCGTTGAGCTGGTTTTTAAAGAAACAGAAGTGACATTGGCTAAGAATCGTAATGGTTTAATAAGCCTGCGTAACCGCATGGATTGCGAGGTGTTAGAGGTTGAGCGTGGCGAATTGTTGAGCAAGGTAAGCCTGAAATTTCAGCAACACATCCTTGTTTCAGCCATTACTACACGGGCAGTCGATTCGCTGAAAATAAAGGCAGGCGATGCCATTGAAGCCTTGGTAAAATCAAACGAAATATCACTAATGTGCTAA
- the modB gene encoding molybdate ABC transporter permease subunit, whose amino-acid sequence MDPAFAQTLWLTFKLAFLTTIILIAIGLPIAYWFTYSKFWIKPFVEALVSMPMVLPPSVIGYYMLVAYSPRNWFGGWLVQTFDLRLAFTFEGVLIASVIFSLPFMVQPLHNGLRSLPDSLREASYTLGKTKLLTFFKVLMPNIKPSIITALALTFAHSIGEFGIVLMVGGNMPGITRVASIAIYDEVQALNFSTANKYALILFTISLILLTIIYSVNKKHDPWKTI is encoded by the coding sequence ATGGATCCTGCTTTTGCACAAACCCTCTGGTTAACATTTAAACTTGCCTTTTTAACCACAATTATATTAATAGCAATTGGCCTACCTATTGCGTACTGGTTCACTTATTCCAAATTTTGGATCAAACCATTTGTTGAGGCATTGGTGAGCATGCCTATGGTGTTGCCGCCATCGGTAATTGGCTATTATATGTTGGTAGCATACAGCCCACGCAATTGGTTTGGGGGATGGCTGGTTCAAACATTTGATCTACGCCTGGCTTTTACCTTCGAAGGGGTGCTGATAGCATCGGTTATTTTCAGTTTGCCGTTTATGGTGCAACCCCTGCACAATGGATTGCGTTCGTTGCCCGATAGTTTGCGCGAAGCATCGTATACCCTCGGTAAAACTAAATTGTTAACCTTTTTTAAGGTACTCATGCCCAACATTAAACCATCAATCATCACGGCACTGGCCCTTACCTTTGCCCACAGTATTGGAGAGTTTGGCATTGTGCTAATGGTTGGGGGCAACATGCCAGGCATAACCCGTGTGGCTTCCATTGCAATTTATGATGAGGTTCAGGCACTCAATTTCTCGACAGCAAATAAATACGCCTTAATTCTTTTCACTATTTCGCTCATTTTGTTGACTATTATTTATAGCGTAAACAAAAAGCATGATCCATGGAAAACAATCTAA